A window of the Dyadobacter pollutisoli genome harbors these coding sequences:
- a CDS encoding Smr/MutS family protein: MNIGDKVRLVHGREEGVIYAFLPGNIVEIEIEDGFRIPVLRNEIVTISPVESQRLVKQPDSKKLGSQSDIIVSRQAPFAEKGIYIAFVSINDRALTLHIINNTDWILPFTAISLTEQVSLGLGAGVLQPRTSQKLTEVLMKDFESWPVFELKLLYFREGNHLLPQPLTKKIKCRAQSFYKNKGKAPVLDKEAFVYQLDDENLKKETVATSENLSADLRASMLGGAKPEQVTLEKPEQVVDLHIGKLTQDSGKLSNDAILKTQLETFESSLEMAIANGMEEITFIHGAGSGALKNELHRRLGKNQHVQYFKDAQKEKFGYGATLVKIK, encoded by the coding sequence ATGAATATTGGAGATAAAGTAAGATTGGTGCATGGCCGCGAAGAAGGTGTTATTTATGCTTTTTTGCCAGGCAATATTGTAGAAATTGAGATAGAAGATGGTTTCAGGATTCCGGTGCTTCGTAATGAAATTGTTACCATTTCACCGGTAGAGTCCCAGCGGCTGGTAAAACAGCCGGATTCTAAGAAGCTTGGTTCTCAGAGTGATATCATTGTTTCAAGACAAGCGCCATTCGCTGAAAAAGGGATTTACATTGCTTTTGTATCAATCAATGACCGGGCTCTGACGTTGCACATTATCAACAATACCGACTGGATTTTGCCCTTTACAGCCATTTCGCTGACGGAACAGGTAAGTTTGGGACTGGGGGCAGGCGTGCTGCAACCACGGACTTCGCAGAAATTGACGGAAGTATTGATGAAGGATTTTGAAAGCTGGCCGGTATTTGAACTTAAACTGCTGTATTTCAGGGAAGGAAACCATTTGTTGCCGCAGCCGTTAACCAAGAAAATCAAATGCAGGGCCCAATCATTTTACAAGAATAAAGGCAAGGCGCCAGTGTTGGATAAAGAGGCATTTGTGTATCAGCTGGATGACGAGAACCTGAAAAAGGAAACGGTTGCTACCAGTGAGAACCTTTCTGCCGACCTCAGGGCCAGTATGTTGGGTGGGGCGAAACCTGAACAAGTCACATTGGAGAAGCCAGAACAAGTTGTGGACCTGCACATTGGTAAACTTACCCAGGATTCGGGTAAGCTATCGAATGATGCTATATTAAAAACCCAGTTAGAAACGTTTGAAAGCAGCCTGGAAATGGCGATTGCAAATGGAATGGAGGAGATAACCTTTATCCACGGGGCGGGAAGCGGGGCTTTGAAGAACGAGCTTCACCGTCGGCTTGGCAAAAATCAGCATGTTCAATATTTTAAAGACGCTCAAAAAGAAAAATTCGGATACGGTGCAACCCTCGTCAAAATCAAGTAA
- a CDS encoding 30S ribosomal protein S16 codes for MAVKIRLARRGRKKKAIYDIVVADARAPRDGRFIEKLGIYNPGTNPAFIVLESDKAVDWLLKGAQPTDTARSILQHEGVMLKKHLQVGVIKGAITQEVADARFEEWKGSKTDRKATAADSLSQKKETERSAKLEAERKVNQTRAEAIAKKNAPPVEEVVVAETAEAEVTDEVSDAVDTTDGAEAPAEESAE; via the coding sequence ATGGCAGTTAAAATTAGGTTAGCGCGTCGTGGACGCAAAAAGAAAGCGATTTATGATATCGTAGTCGCAGATGCCAGAGCACCACGTGATGGTCGCTTCATCGAAAAATTGGGTATCTACAACCCAGGTACCAACCCTGCTTTCATCGTTTTGGAATCGGATAAGGCAGTTGACTGGTTGCTTAAAGGAGCTCAGCCAACAGATACAGCCCGTTCTATTTTGCAACATGAAGGTGTAATGTTGAAAAAACACTTGCAAGTAGGCGTAATCAAAGGTGCAATTACTCAGGAAGTTGCTGATGCACGTTTTGAAGAGTGGAAAGGATCTAAAACAGATCGTAAAGCTACTGCTGCCGATTCATTGTCTCAAAAGAAAGAAACTGAGAGAAGTGCTAAGCTGGAAGCTGAACGTAAAGTTAACCAGACACGTGCAGAAGCTATTGCTAAGAAGAACGCACCTCCTGTTGAGGAAGTTGTTGTTGCTGAAACCGCAGAAGCAGAGGTTACAGACGAAGTATCTGATGCAGTTGATACTACTGATGGTGCAGAAGCACCGGCAGAAGAGTCAGCTGAATAA
- a CDS encoding SDR family oxidoreductase has product MAESNKVALITGGSKGIGYGIAEVLISEGILVAITSRSQESADQAAASLNKIKEGYAIGIESDVRNLQSQEAAVEQVISKWGRLDYFIANAGVGHFAPIQELTAEQWNETIDINLTGVFFSAKASLAALTESKGYFINIASLAGTNFFPNGTAYNASKFGLVGFSQAMMMDVRSAGIKVTTIMPGSVATEFNNHHPSEKDAWKIQPEDIGQIVSDLIKLPARTLPSKIEVRPSIPK; this is encoded by the coding sequence ATGGCAGAATCAAATAAAGTTGCGCTCATTACCGGGGGCTCCAAAGGAATCGGGTATGGTATAGCAGAAGTCCTGATCAGCGAGGGAATACTTGTCGCCATCACCAGCAGGTCGCAAGAAAGCGCTGATCAGGCCGCTGCTTCACTCAATAAAATCAAGGAAGGCTACGCAATCGGAATTGAATCGGACGTGAGAAATCTGCAGTCGCAGGAAGCTGCGGTTGAACAGGTGATCTCCAAATGGGGGCGCCTGGATTATTTCATTGCCAATGCGGGAGTAGGACATTTCGCCCCTATCCAGGAGCTGACTGCGGAACAATGGAATGAAACGATCGATATTAACCTTACTGGTGTATTTTTCAGCGCAAAAGCTTCGTTGGCAGCGCTTACTGAATCCAAAGGCTATTTTATCAACATTGCAAGCCTTGCAGGAACCAATTTCTTCCCGAACGGCACTGCTTATAATGCAAGCAAATTCGGCCTGGTAGGTTTTTCGCAGGCCATGATGATGGACGTACGAAGTGCCGGTATCAAAGTGACCACGATCATGCCCGGTTCAGTAGCAACGGAGTTCAATAATCATCATCCTTCGGAAAAAGATGCATGGAAAATCCAGCCGGAAGACATCGGCCAAATCGTTTCCGACCTCATCAAGTTACCAGCCCGAACATTACCAAGCAAAATTGAAGTAAGGCCATCAATACCCAAATAG
- a CDS encoding DUF2279 domain-containing protein, giving the protein MVDISKKSIVSNPLSVFLVQFLLILGFAQSNNLFAQQDSLQVLPAPKDSISQVHPNYKMLRGIFAAQSALYLGSIYGLSKSWYKNKLTHFTIKDDTGEWLQMDKMGHVYTSYQIARHTAAIYKKTGISKRQMLVYGAISGIIFQTPIEILDGFSPDYGFSPGDMIANITGSALYLGQVALWDEVRIQPKYSFHYTSLSKVRPELLGSNRYESWLKDYNGQTYWLSASPKSFFRGSNWPAWLCFSVGYGIHDMVSAERNKSIEMGYRPYRQYYLSLDIDLTKIKSKSKFVRTIGFLANSLKIPAPALVFSKKGIDFKPFYF; this is encoded by the coding sequence ATGGTGGATATTAGTAAAAAAAGCATTGTCAGTAATCCATTGTCGGTATTTTTGGTACAATTTCTCCTGATATTGGGCTTTGCCCAAAGTAATAATCTGTTTGCCCAGCAAGACTCACTGCAAGTTTTGCCTGCTCCCAAAGACTCAATTTCACAAGTCCATCCCAATTACAAAATGCTTCGCGGGATATTTGCTGCGCAGTCGGCATTGTACCTGGGTAGCATTTACGGGCTGAGTAAGTCCTGGTACAAAAACAAACTTACCCATTTCACCATTAAAGACGACACAGGTGAGTGGCTCCAAATGGACAAAATGGGGCACGTTTACACATCATACCAGATCGCACGACATACTGCGGCCATTTATAAAAAAACTGGTATTTCAAAAAGACAGATGCTTGTTTACGGGGCAATTTCCGGGATCATTTTTCAAACACCTATCGAAATCCTGGATGGTTTTTCTCCTGACTACGGGTTTTCTCCGGGCGATATGATCGCTAATATTACGGGTTCCGCATTGTATCTGGGGCAGGTAGCATTGTGGGATGAGGTGCGGATACAGCCCAAGTATTCGTTTCATTACACTTCGTTGTCCAAGGTGCGGCCGGAGCTGCTGGGGAGCAATCGTTATGAAAGCTGGCTGAAAGACTATAACGGGCAAACTTACTGGCTGTCAGCGAGTCCGAAGTCGTTTTTTAGAGGCAGTAACTGGCCGGCATGGCTGTGTTTTTCGGTAGGTTACGGGATTCACGACATGGTATCTGCGGAGCGAAATAAAAGTATAGAAATGGGTTACCGACCTTATCGTCAGTATTATTTGTCACTGGATATTGACCTGACGAAGATCAAAAGCAAGAGTAAGTTTGTTCGTACGATAGGGTTTTTAGCTAACTCCCTGAAAATTCCGGCACCCGCGCTGGTTTTTAGTAAAAAAGGGATTGATTTTAAGCCATTCTATTTTTAA
- a CDS encoding VWA domain-containing protein has product MRSELIFQTPYWFIIFCLIAGAAYAFFLYQPEASWTKRLNYMLAAFRGITVALICFLLLSPLVRKTETSVDKAKIVFAIDNSESVGKYGKDLMKQIADASADLAASGFEISLETLDKAAKSANPDSVSFNENKTDLSGMLQNVRSNFEGRNLTDVVLLSDGIVNQGISPSYNRYPFRVNALAVGDSVPDLDIRIKDVISNRIAYLGNEFPIRTEIVANGLAGKATTISLKQNGRVIESQTVLIDKPTFFKAFDFKASSTQKGVQHYTLELGAVAGETSGRNNRKDVYIDIIDGRQKILLMALAPHPDIKSIRSLIEANDNYELDINILSISNTPPASTKPYDLVILHQIPNLLGLGNAQVRKFIDSKTPTFYILGNQSAVPLANSLNRSLIINAANSQVDKVTARYNPSFQQLNFDTESLKLLERLPPLSVPFGEYNVSSGTETILYQKVGTLNTNKPLLVLNTSGEQKIAVLAGEGIWQWRQEEFAQTSKQEVVDNLFQKLIQVLSVREDKRKFRVYPVRNEFEGGEQVVFQTEIYNDIYEPIYGQEVKLDVTDEKGRTKQFTYTHTKESPRFNVTGLAEGVYRYSASAALRNGQEKASGQFVIRNVDVELNNTTADFGMLRELAGRSGGAFITPASFANFIQKLKDNRPADRLDSSEDMVELIYLKWLFFLLVLLLGTEWGLRKYHGGY; this is encoded by the coding sequence ATGCGGTCCGAACTGATTTTTCAAACCCCTTACTGGTTTATCATTTTCTGCCTGATAGCAGGGGCCGCATACGCGTTTTTCTTGTATCAACCGGAAGCTTCCTGGACCAAAAGATTAAACTACATGCTGGCCGCTTTTCGGGGAATTACGGTAGCATTGATCTGTTTTTTGTTGCTGAGCCCGCTGGTCCGTAAAACCGAAACTTCCGTAGACAAAGCCAAGATCGTTTTCGCGATCGATAATTCTGAATCGGTAGGGAAATATGGTAAGGATTTAATGAAACAAATCGCGGACGCGTCTGCCGATCTCGCGGCCTCAGGATTTGAAATAAGTCTCGAAACGCTGGATAAAGCTGCAAAGTCTGCGAATCCTGATTCTGTCAGTTTCAATGAAAATAAAACCGACTTGTCGGGAATGCTGCAAAATGTGAGGAGCAATTTTGAAGGCCGTAATCTCACAGACGTTGTTTTACTTTCTGACGGAATTGTTAATCAAGGCATTTCTCCTTCCTATAACCGTTATCCTTTTCGTGTCAATGCATTGGCTGTGGGCGATTCTGTGCCTGATCTCGACATCAGGATCAAGGACGTGATCAGTAACCGCATTGCTTATTTGGGTAATGAATTTCCGATCCGTACAGAAATTGTGGCTAATGGTCTCGCCGGAAAAGCAACGACTATTTCGCTGAAACAAAATGGTCGCGTGATTGAAAGCCAGACTGTGCTGATCGACAAACCAACCTTTTTTAAAGCATTTGATTTCAAGGCGTCGTCCACGCAGAAAGGAGTACAGCATTACACACTTGAACTGGGTGCAGTAGCTGGTGAGACTTCGGGCAGGAACAACCGTAAGGATGTTTACATTGATATTATCGACGGCAGACAAAAAATATTACTGATGGCGCTGGCGCCACATCCGGACATTAAAAGTATCAGAAGCCTGATCGAAGCCAATGATAATTATGAGCTGGATATCAATATTCTTTCGATTTCCAACACGCCACCTGCCAGTACCAAGCCTTACGACCTGGTGATTCTGCATCAGATACCCAATTTGCTGGGGCTGGGCAATGCGCAGGTGCGAAAATTTATTGATTCCAAAACACCTACATTCTATATTCTGGGAAACCAGTCGGCAGTACCTCTCGCCAATTCACTGAACAGATCATTGATAATTAACGCAGCTAATAGTCAGGTAGATAAGGTTACGGCGAGGTACAATCCTTCATTCCAGCAGCTCAATTTCGATACCGAAAGTCTAAAATTACTCGAACGCCTGCCGCCATTGTCGGTACCATTCGGCGAGTATAATGTGTCGTCAGGTACTGAAACGATTTTGTATCAAAAAGTAGGGACATTGAATACCAATAAACCTTTGCTGGTGCTCAATACCAGCGGGGAGCAGAAGATTGCGGTACTGGCGGGTGAAGGAATATGGCAATGGAGACAAGAGGAATTTGCACAAACCAGCAAGCAGGAAGTGGTCGATAACCTGTTCCAAAAGCTGATTCAGGTCCTTTCTGTTCGTGAAGACAAGCGTAAGTTCAGGGTTTATCCGGTGAGGAACGAATTCGAAGGCGGCGAACAGGTCGTGTTCCAGACGGAGATTTATAATGATATTTACGAACCGATTTATGGTCAGGAAGTGAAGCTGGATGTGACCGATGAGAAGGGTAGGACGAAACAATTTACATATACTCATACCAAGGAATCGCCAAGATTTAATGTGACCGGCCTGGCAGAAGGAGTGTACCGTTATTCTGCGTCTGCTGCATTACGAAATGGTCAGGAAAAGGCCAGCGGACAGTTTGTGATCAGAAACGTTGATGTGGAGCTGAACAATACTACCGCTGATTTTGGTATGCTTCGTGAACTGGCGGGGCGTTCGGGTGGAGCATTTATTACCCCGGCTTCTTTCGCAAACTTTATTCAAAAATTAAAAGACAATCGTCCCGCCGACCGGCTTGACAGCTCCGAAGATATGGTAGAGCTGATTTACCTGAAATGGTTGTTTTTCCTGCTGGTTTTGCTACTTGGAACAGAGTGGGGATTAAGAAAATACCATGGTGGATATTAG
- the rimM gene encoding ribosome maturation factor RimM (Essential for efficient processing of 16S rRNA), whose protein sequence is MTQDNCYLLGYIVRTHGTTGNVVIFMDVDYPEDYEELDSVYVEIKGELVPYFIDNFNIQKQGNAIVSFEDVNTIEKAQALVGSSLYLSLDELEELGEEEFYYHEIKGFKVIDQNQGELGIVREVYSLNGQDLIAMDYQGAEILIPTAEDIVLKADKEQKQLLVNLPEGLLEVYLDNTSDAENIPDDAD, encoded by the coding sequence GTGACACAGGATAACTGTTACTTACTGGGCTATATTGTTCGCACGCACGGGACCACCGGCAATGTCGTAATTTTCATGGATGTAGACTATCCGGAGGATTATGAAGAACTGGATTCGGTATATGTGGAAATCAAAGGCGAACTGGTTCCTTATTTTATCGACAATTTTAATATTCAGAAACAGGGCAACGCTATTGTTAGCTTTGAGGATGTTAATACCATTGAAAAGGCGCAGGCACTTGTCGGTAGCTCGCTTTACCTGTCATTGGACGAATTGGAGGAGCTAGGCGAGGAGGAGTTTTACTACCACGAGATCAAAGGTTTCAAAGTAATTGATCAAAATCAAGGTGAATTAGGGATTGTTCGGGAGGTGTACTCTCTTAACGGACAGGATCTGATAGCAATGGATTATCAGGGTGCAGAAATTCTGATCCCTACCGCGGAAGACATTGTTTTAAAAGCTGATAAGGAACAAAAGCAACTGCTGGTTAATTTACCGGAAGGCCTGCTGGAAGTATATCTCGATAATACCTCTGACGCTGAAAACATTCCTGACGATGCGGATTGA
- a CDS encoding DUF4403 family protein, with amino-acid sequence MEEYKYSDKEIQNEKHLSSLNVPVEIPVSEIENQINAKIKGLIYEDNSYEDEGQDNLKAKVWKISPIRVVAIDSSFLFEVPLKIWVSAGYNISPLGIKMSGYKDTEFSIKIRLISKIGISPNWQIKSETYVDSYDWITDPNIKVAGINIPIKSMASRLLNKNFDKITEAIDEQVASNLELKKNVELAWGIARQPVMLAKEFDTWLVIVPTAIVMTPLLAKNNILRSVIGIQGYTQTITSATKPAIPAVYKLPDLKIVDKINEDFKVGLISVVSYEDAARLATAKFAGEKFSFLSGQYNVEVTSIEMYGQNDRMVIKAGLKGNINGFIYLKGIPYYDPVSQQLSLKGLDYDLDTRNSIVRTAGWLLQGQFSRMMEKKMVFPVGQQIDEAKKTIQKALSNYKVTEGVVIKGTLSDITPDKVYLTPKHLYSVVFAHGKVNLKVGGLKGI; translated from the coding sequence ATGGAAGAATATAAGTATTCCGATAAAGAAATTCAGAATGAAAAGCATTTATCGTCACTGAATGTCCCGGTCGAAATTCCCGTCTCGGAGATTGAAAATCAGATCAATGCGAAAATAAAGGGCCTGATTTATGAAGATAACAGCTATGAAGATGAGGGGCAGGACAATCTGAAAGCGAAAGTCTGGAAGATCAGCCCGATCCGTGTTGTGGCTATTGACTCGTCATTTTTGTTCGAAGTTCCCTTAAAGATTTGGGTAAGTGCAGGTTACAACATCAGCCCACTCGGAATAAAGATGTCGGGGTACAAGGATACTGAGTTTTCGATCAAAATACGTCTTATTTCCAAAATCGGGATTTCGCCCAACTGGCAGATCAAATCGGAGACTTATGTGGATAGTTACGACTGGATCACCGACCCGAACATCAAAGTTGCAGGAATTAACATCCCCATTAAAAGTATGGCGAGCCGCCTGCTGAACAAGAATTTTGACAAAATCACGGAAGCCATCGACGAACAGGTAGCCAGCAATCTTGAACTGAAAAAGAATGTGGAGCTTGCGTGGGGTATTGCCCGTCAGCCGGTTATGCTTGCGAAAGAGTTTGATACCTGGCTGGTAATTGTTCCCACGGCTATCGTGATGACGCCGCTTTTGGCTAAAAACAACATTCTGCGCTCAGTAATCGGTATCCAGGGATACACGCAAACCATCACTTCCGCGACCAAACCTGCGATACCGGCTGTATATAAACTGCCTGATTTGAAGATAGTTGACAAAATCAATGAAGACTTTAAAGTCGGGTTGATCAGTGTGGTCTCGTATGAAGACGCAGCAAGATTGGCCACTGCGAAGTTTGCAGGAGAGAAGTTCTCCTTTTTGAGCGGGCAGTACAATGTGGAGGTAACGTCCATTGAAATGTACGGGCAAAACGACCGGATGGTAATTAAGGCTGGCCTGAAAGGAAATATTAATGGCTTTATTTATCTGAAAGGCATACCTTACTACGATCCTGTGTCTCAGCAGCTATCGTTGAAAGGACTGGACTATGATCTGGATACGAGGAATAGTATAGTGCGTACGGCCGGTTGGTTATTGCAGGGACAGTTCAGCAGAATGATGGAGAAAAAAATGGTTTTTCCCGTTGGTCAGCAAATCGACGAGGCCAAGAAGACGATACAGAAAGCATTAAGTAACTACAAAGTCACAGAGGGAGTTGTGATTAAAGGAACGCTTTCAGATATCACGCCGGACAAAGTTTACCTCACTCCAAAACACCTTTATTCTGTTGTATTTGCGCACGGAAAGGTCAATTTGAAAGTGGGCGGATTGAAAGGAATTTAA
- a CDS encoding OmpA family protein: protein MKKKNLYVALICLSLLSLNTFAQNRTYEGPNKMNTWSITGYGGITKFFGDLTQYSGWKRGDNEKLTGAWGLSVNKQLSPIFGVQIVGYNGRLQGSKNGHISSISNDTYNATFNSPSFVQVTLDGTANLNRLLFGYKKMRRWKVDAHLGGGIIYYHTDVDYTNVTKNGPLKHFSTNTDASSKTAGKWERNGSTYTREWVIPTGLSVHYELTPRFDLGIDYTHNFVNTEKLDATVGGLSDYDLQAGIWTFAKGESNNDAYGMATIALTYKLGKNAVMAKKGKYDAASGRYHLRWANPQALIPVPYNPTMDDADSIAKANMPKAVDPRLYTDSDGDGVADLFDKEPNTPIGSVVSGGGVAMDLDKIIRDAIKNNLPKDECEALFSNIEFDTDKAIIRNPSKETLSKVVELLNMRTNCRIVLVGHTDARASDSYNVALSRRRVDAAKRFLVRGGLTDPSRIIVEYYGEYRPIAENTTVEGLQSNRRVEIKILPNNTIRSTYPAGFRR, encoded by the coding sequence ATGAAGAAAAAGAATCTTTACGTTGCTTTAATTTGTTTGTCCCTACTGAGTTTGAATACGTTTGCTCAAAACCGGACGTATGAAGGACCCAATAAAATGAACACCTGGTCCATCACAGGATACGGCGGGATTACCAAATTCTTCGGAGATTTGACTCAGTACAGCGGCTGGAAACGCGGAGACAATGAGAAGTTGACCGGCGCATGGGGACTTTCCGTAAATAAGCAGTTGTCACCTATTTTCGGCGTTCAGATTGTAGGGTACAATGGTCGCCTTCAAGGCTCGAAAAACGGACATATCAGTTCAATATCCAACGATACTTACAATGCTACCTTCAACAGCCCTTCATTCGTGCAGGTGACTTTGGACGGTACAGCCAATCTTAACCGTCTCCTTTTTGGATACAAAAAAATGCGTAGATGGAAAGTTGACGCACATTTGGGAGGTGGTATCATCTACTATCACACAGATGTTGACTATACCAACGTAACCAAAAACGGCCCGCTTAAACATTTTTCTACTAACACTGATGCCAGCTCGAAAACTGCTGGTAAATGGGAACGTAACGGTTCCACTTACACACGTGAATGGGTTATCCCGACTGGTCTTTCAGTGCATTATGAGTTGACTCCACGTTTCGACTTGGGTATCGATTACACACATAACTTTGTGAATACTGAGAAATTGGATGCAACAGTTGGTGGATTAAGCGACTATGATCTTCAAGCAGGAATCTGGACGTTTGCAAAAGGAGAATCAAACAATGATGCTTACGGAATGGCTACAATTGCATTGACCTACAAATTGGGTAAAAACGCAGTAATGGCTAAAAAAGGCAAGTACGATGCAGCAAGCGGACGTTACCACCTTCGTTGGGCTAATCCACAAGCTTTGATCCCTGTTCCTTACAATCCTACTATGGATGATGCGGATTCAATCGCAAAAGCTAACATGCCAAAAGCAGTTGACCCACGTCTTTACACGGATTCTGATGGTGACGGAGTTGCGGATCTATTCGATAAAGAGCCTAACACACCAATCGGAAGCGTAGTTTCAGGTGGTGGTGTTGCAATGGATCTTGATAAAATTATCAGAGACGCGATCAAAAACAACCTGCCGAAAGACGAATGCGAAGCTTTATTCAGCAACATCGAATTCGATACTGACAAAGCGATCATCCGCAATCCTTCGAAAGAAACATTAAGCAAAGTGGTTGAGTTGTTGAACATGCGTACAAACTGCCGCATCGTTCTGGTTGGTCACACGGATGCCCGTGCTTCTGACAGCTACAACGTTGCACTTTCACGTCGTCGTGTTGATGCCGCCAAGAGATTCCTGGTACGTGGAGGCTTAACTGATCCAAGCCGTATCATTGTAGAATACTATGGTGAGTATCGCCCGATCGCAGAAAATACAACAGTTGAAGGATTGCAGTCTAACCGTCGTGTTGAGATCAAAATTCTTCCAAATAACACAATCCGCTCTACTTACCCGGCTGGTTTCCGCCGCTAG
- the fabG gene encoding 3-oxoacyl-[acyl-carrier-protein] reductase, giving the protein MKIVENKVALVTGASRGIGRSIALRLAEEGADVAFTYLSSVEKGEALAKELESFGVRAKGYRSDASDFQAADQLVTDVIADFGKLDVLINNAGVTRDGLLMRMSEEQWDTVININLKSVFNLTKAATKSMIRAKSGSIINITSVVGIRGNAGQSNYAASKAGIIGFTKSIALELGSRNIRSNAVAPGFIETEMTDAVDSKAVDDWKQSIPMKRGGQPEEVADACVFLASDLSRYITGQVIQVDGGMLT; this is encoded by the coding sequence ATGAAAATAGTAGAAAACAAGGTTGCATTGGTAACAGGGGCTTCAAGAGGCATTGGCCGCTCTATCGCATTGCGTTTGGCCGAAGAAGGTGCTGATGTAGCATTTACATATCTTTCAAGCGTTGAAAAAGGAGAAGCCCTTGCCAAAGAACTGGAATCCTTTGGTGTGCGAGCAAAAGGTTATCGTTCAGATGCTTCTGACTTTCAGGCTGCTGATCAGCTGGTGACGGATGTGATCGCTGATTTTGGCAAGCTTGACGTGTTGATCAACAATGCCGGTGTAACGCGAGACGGTCTGCTGATGCGCATGAGTGAGGAACAATGGGATACTGTCATTAACATCAACCTGAAATCGGTTTTTAACCTGACCAAAGCCGCTACCAAAAGTATGATCCGCGCCAAAAGCGGTTCTATCATCAATATTACGTCGGTAGTAGGTATCCGCGGAAATGCGGGCCAGTCCAATTATGCGGCTTCCAAAGCGGGTATCATTGGTTTTACGAAGTCCATTGCGCTCGAACTGGGTTCGCGTAATATTCGCTCCAATGCAGTGGCACCGGGTTTTATAGAAACTGAAATGACCGACGCCGTAGACTCCAAAGCAGTAGATGACTGGAAACAGTCGATACCAATGAAGAGGGGCGGACAACCGGAAGAAGTGGCTGATGCCTGCGTTTTCCTTGCATCTGATCTGTCACGTTACATTACCGGACAGGTTATTCAGGTGGACGGTGGTATGTTAACATAG
- the yiaA gene encoding inner membrane protein YiaA translates to MNTIAAQKTSGAFIAASWIALGVGMLGFIIGLWRSEMLLSEKGYYFTVLMYGLFAAVSVQKSVRDRLEGIPVTGIYYGISWFSTILAIVLLAVGLWNAALLPSEKGFYAFAYLLGIFGAIAVQKNTRDSQIFETPGN, encoded by the coding sequence ATGAACACTATTGCAGCACAAAAAACCTCTGGTGCGTTTATCGCGGCTTCCTGGATCGCGCTTGGCGTCGGAATGCTCGGCTTTATTATTGGACTTTGGAGGTCGGAAATGTTACTAAGCGAAAAGGGCTACTATTTCACTGTTTTAATGTACGGCCTGTTTGCAGCCGTCTCTGTTCAAAAAAGCGTCCGGGACAGGCTGGAAGGCATCCCTGTTACCGGCATTTATTATGGTATCAGCTGGTTTTCCACGATCCTGGCGATCGTACTTTTAGCAGTTGGATTATGGAATGCAGCATTGCTCCCTAGTGAAAAAGGGTTTTATGCTTTTGCTTATTTACTTGGGATTTTTGGCGCTATTGCCGTGCAGAAAAACACAAGGGATTCTCAAATTTTTGAAACCCCCGGAAATTAA
- a CDS encoding ABC transporter ATP-binding protein codes for MVLKIEGLKQHYGDHEVLDIASWEINHGIYWIQGENGAGKSTLFRTLAGMLPYQGTVMLDNQYDLRKNPVGYRLGLNLGEAEPLYPSFLTPADLIAFVAEAKRSPAGQAESLINALGIQYLNNTFGSCSSGMVKKVSLAVAFLGKPSVIILDEPLITIDMEARAALFDLIKTYYAAGVTFLLSSHQTFQQEGLEVTQTFALKNKTLIEFPVA; via the coding sequence ATGGTTTTAAAAATTGAAGGTTTGAAGCAGCATTACGGGGACCACGAGGTTCTGGACATTGCTTCATGGGAAATCAATCACGGTATTTACTGGATTCAGGGCGAAAATGGTGCTGGTAAATCCACCCTTTTCAGGACACTTGCGGGAATGTTACCCTATCAGGGAACGGTTATGCTTGATAACCAATATGACTTGCGGAAAAACCCTGTTGGATACCGATTAGGCCTTAATCTCGGAGAAGCTGAACCATTATACCCCTCATTTTTAACTCCCGCCGACCTTATCGCATTTGTTGCGGAAGCAAAAAGAAGCCCTGCCGGTCAGGCGGAAAGCCTGATCAATGCATTGGGTATTCAGTATTTGAACAACACTTTCGGCAGCTGTTCCAGCGGAATGGTCAAAAAGGTGTCGCTTGCCGTGGCTTTTCTGGGTAAGCCCTCGGTCATCATTCTCGACGAACCGCTCATTACAATTGATATGGAAGCGCGGGCGGCGTTATTTGACCTCATCAAAACTTACTATGCCGCCGGCGTTACGTTTCTGCTCTCTTCGCATCAAACTTTTCAACAAGAAGGCTTAGAGGTGACACAGACTTTTGCATTGAAAAATAAGACACTCATTGAATTTCCGGTAGCATGA